In the Mytilus galloprovincialis chromosome 10, xbMytGall1.hap1.1, whole genome shotgun sequence genome, one interval contains:
- the LOC143048303 gene encoding cyclic GMP-AMP synthase-like receptor isoform X5 has protein sequence MKKCDICFKDYKGDAGIRIHKSKAHKDEPLGGASTKDKQSKTKTAVQASYGDHQTKDFKFKCKFCDKRTETETGLRIHHGIVHKGTSYPEPSSTDEKGSRTKSVQDAHGTTYPEPSSTDQKGSGTKSVPDAHGGNHTDDLQFNCKFCDKTSQTERGLKIHHGRVHQDKDFPGHCYKNSTGSTAATKDPYAKSVAKEELLRSPSVPLDMMVKIDKATVTDQAIDRLSDQLEECKMSKKDSSAASEAMNSFTDSFLTELNKISKLKWFFFNSGSFYDKTRNSPDEFDLMIYPDVQVSVDFDDKSVLGFYKVKMVSTRVPELDGTVTRNDYIRPEAYKTYVFELFDRVLQKIREGRRVTKRVKSRNSPAYTIDYKAIPGKNAIDVDLVPCFKIEGWPPVAKRLDPKWISYDSVVHNAMKSCDVVCKRCPHDHPDNNLLWRLSFAKAEKMLMKHANSSGDSTFKKDAYRFIKLYICNMKDQCPGKIQKFSSYCIKQFIFTEFDNWPNKPTEEVIIQRNILNHLIEGLEERCIPNYFLQNDNVLQFIPTDELDLLCRGMIMEYEKLHGKKRSK, from the exons ATGAAGAAATGTGACATTTGTTTCAAAGATTACAAAGGTGATGCTGGTATCAGAATACATAAAAGCAAAGCGCACAAAG ATGAACCATTAGGAGGTGCATCAACTAAAGAtaaacaaagtaaaacaaaaacagctGTACAGGCGTCATATG GCGATCATCAAACAAAAGATTTTAAATTCAAATGCAAATTTTGTGATAAAAGAACTGAAACAGAAACTGGTTTGCGAATTCATCATGGAATAGTTCATAAAG GTACTTCCTATCCAGAGCCCTCCTCTACAGATGAGAAAGGAAGCAGAACGAAAAGTGTTCAGGATGCACATG GTACTACCTATCCGGAGCCCTCTTCTACAGATCAGAAAGGAAGCGGAACAAAAAGTGTCCCGGATGCACATG GCGGCAATCATACAGATGATTTGCAATTTAACTGTAAATTTTGTGACAAAACATCCCAAACAGAAAGAGGTTTGAAAATACATCATGGACGAGTACATCAAG ATAAAGATTTTCCTGGACATTGTTACAAAAATTCAACTGGTTCAACAGCAGCAACAAAGGACCCGTATG CTAAAAGCGTAGCAAAAGAAGAACTTCTAAGATCTCCTTCAGTTCCGCTTGATA TGATGGTAAAAATAGACAAAGCCACAGTGACAGATCAAGCTATTGATAGACTTTCAGATCAATTGGAGGAGTGCAAGATGTCCAAGAAAGATTCTAGTGCAGCTTCAGAGGCTATGAACTCATTTACTGATTCTTTCCTGACAGAGTTGAACAAAATTTCTAAActgaaatggttttttttcaattctggTTCCTTTTATGATAAAACTAGA AATAGTCCTGATGAATTTGATTTGATGATATACCCAGATGTTCAAGTTTCTGTAGATTTTGATGACAAGTCAGTTCTCGGTTTCTATAAAGTTAAAATGGTATCGACAAGAGTTCCCGAATTAGATGGTACAGTTACTAGGAATGATTACATTAGACCCGAAGCCTATAAGACTTatgtttttgaattgtttgatCGTGTTCTTCAAAAAATCAGAGAAGGAAGAAGAGTGACCA AGAGAGTGAAGTCAAGAAACAGTCCGGCCTACACAATTGATTATAAGGCAATCCCTGGAAAGAACGCAATCGACGTAGATTTGGTTCCCTGTTTTAAAATTGAGGGTTGGCCTCCAGTTGCAAAACGATTAGATCCGAAATGGATTTCATATGACAGTGTTGTTCACAATGCAATGAAATCTTGTGACGTAGTATGCAAAAGATGTCCACATG ATCACCCAGACAATAATTTGCTGTGGCGTTTGTCATTTGCAAAGGCAGAGAAAATGTTAATGAAGCATGCCAACAGTAGTGGAGATTCGACATTCAAGAAAGATGCCTATCGTTTCATCAAGTTGTATATCTGCAATATGAAAGACCAATGTCCCGGAAAGATACAGAAATTCAGTTCATACTGCATAAAACAGTTTATATTCACAGAATTTGACAACTGGCCCAACAAACCAACAGAGGAGGTCATCATCCAAAGAAACATTTTGAATCATCTAATTGAGGGGCTGGAAGAACGATGTAttccaaattattttttacaaaatgataatGTCCTACAGTTTATCCCAACGGATGAATTAGATCTTTTATGCCGCGGAATGATAATGGAATACGAAAAATTGCATGGCaaaaaaagaagtaaataa
- the LOC143048304 gene encoding uncharacterized protein LOC143048304, with protein sequence MPVDRRAAIQLGLLLMAVPAQYLFTKFMSTTDSQRSYALRNLVNDASVFQEKYLSWKTWKRWCTDLLNSVSSLSESDDPSLDDPQGESPALEVLKYKDPEGHFAASTQPRSPRPPNVKYRIGQVIRHKIWGYRGVIVGWDPKCRAPADWIKQMHDKDKPEWRDMPNYSILVDTRDRLTPQLTYVPEENFEIISNMKIMHPGIDEYFEGFDGAQYLPRPWMKVVYPHD encoded by the exons ATGCCAGTAGATCGTCGCGCAGCAATACAGCTAGGACTACTGTTAATGGCAGTACCAGCACAATATTTGTTTACTAAATTCATGTCTACAACAGATTCACAGAGAAGCTATGCTTTAAGAAA CTTAGTGAATGATGCATCTGTGTTCCAAGAGAAATATTTATCATGGAAGACCTGGAAACGATGGTGTACAGATCTTCTCAATTCTGTCTCTTCACTATCGGAGTCAGATGACCCTTCTCTGGATGACCCCCAGGGAGAATCTCCAGCATTAGAAGTGTTGAAATATAAAGATCCAGAAGGACATTTTgcag CTTCTACGCAACCCAGAAGTCCAAGACCTCCTAATGTGAAATACAGAATAGGTCAGGTGATACGACATAAAATCTGGGGTTACAGAGGGGTCATTGTTGGCTGGGATCCTAAATGTAGG GCACCAGCAGATTGGATAAAACAGATGCATGACAAAGATAAACCA gAATGGAGAGACATGCCAAATTATTCCATTTTAGTAGATACAAGAGATAGATTAACACCACAGTTAACTTATGTTCCAGAAGAAAACTTTGAAATTATCAGTAATATGAAG ATAATGCATCCTGGTATTGATGAATATTTTGAAGGATTTGATGGTGCTCAATATTTACCTAGACCCTGGATGAAGGTCGTCTATCCACACGATTGA
- the LOC143048303 gene encoding cyclic GMP-AMP synthase-like receptor isoform X4, with translation MKKCDICFKDYKGDAGIRIHKSKAHKDEPLGGASTKDKQSKTKTAVQASYGDHQTKDFKFKCKFCDKRTETETGLRIHHGIVHKGGNHADDLLFKCKFCDKTSQTERGLKIHHGRVHQGTTYPEPSSTDQKGSGTKSVPDAHGGNHTDDLQFNCKFCDKTSQTERGLKIHHGRVHQDKDFPGHCYKNSTGSTAATKDPYAKSVAKEELLRSPSVPLDMMVKIDKATVTDQAIDRLSDQLEECKMSKKDSSAASEAMNSFTDSFLTELNKISKLKWFFFNSGSFYDKTRNSPDEFDLMIYPDVQVSVDFDDKSVLGFYKVKMVSTRVPELDGTVTRNDYIRPEAYKTYVFELFDRVLQKIREGRRVTKRVKSRNSPAYTIDYKAIPGKNAIDVDLVPCFKIEGWPPVAKRLDPKWISYDSVVHNAMKSCDVVCKRCPHDHPDNNLLWRLSFAKAEKMLMKHANSSGDSTFKKDAYRFIKLYICNMKDQCPGKIQKFSSYCIKQFIFTEFDNWPNKPTEEVIIQRNILNHLIEGLEERCIPNYFLQNDNVLQFIPTDELDLLCRGMIMEYEKLHGKKRSK, from the exons ATGAAGAAATGTGACATTTGTTTCAAAGATTACAAAGGTGATGCTGGTATCAGAATACATAAAAGCAAAGCGCACAAAG ATGAACCATTAGGAGGTGCATCAACTAAAGAtaaacaaagtaaaacaaaaacagctGTACAGGCGTCATATG GCGATCATCAAACAAAAGATTTTAAATTCAAATGCAAATTTTGTGATAAAAGAACTGAAACAGAAACTGGTTTGCGAATTCATCATGGAATAGTTCATAAAG GCGGCAATCATGCAGATGATTTGCTATTCAAATGCAAATTTTGTGACAAAACATCCCAAACAGAAAGAGGTTTGAAAATACATCATGGACGAGTACATCAAG GTACTACCTATCCGGAGCCCTCTTCTACAGATCAGAAAGGAAGCGGAACAAAAAGTGTCCCGGATGCACATG GCGGCAATCATACAGATGATTTGCAATTTAACTGTAAATTTTGTGACAAAACATCCCAAACAGAAAGAGGTTTGAAAATACATCATGGACGAGTACATCAAG ATAAAGATTTTCCTGGACATTGTTACAAAAATTCAACTGGTTCAACAGCAGCAACAAAGGACCCGTATG CTAAAAGCGTAGCAAAAGAAGAACTTCTAAGATCTCCTTCAGTTCCGCTTGATA TGATGGTAAAAATAGACAAAGCCACAGTGACAGATCAAGCTATTGATAGACTTTCAGATCAATTGGAGGAGTGCAAGATGTCCAAGAAAGATTCTAGTGCAGCTTCAGAGGCTATGAACTCATTTACTGATTCTTTCCTGACAGAGTTGAACAAAATTTCTAAActgaaatggttttttttcaattctggTTCCTTTTATGATAAAACTAGA AATAGTCCTGATGAATTTGATTTGATGATATACCCAGATGTTCAAGTTTCTGTAGATTTTGATGACAAGTCAGTTCTCGGTTTCTATAAAGTTAAAATGGTATCGACAAGAGTTCCCGAATTAGATGGTACAGTTACTAGGAATGATTACATTAGACCCGAAGCCTATAAGACTTatgtttttgaattgtttgatCGTGTTCTTCAAAAAATCAGAGAAGGAAGAAGAGTGACCA AGAGAGTGAAGTCAAGAAACAGTCCGGCCTACACAATTGATTATAAGGCAATCCCTGGAAAGAACGCAATCGACGTAGATTTGGTTCCCTGTTTTAAAATTGAGGGTTGGCCTCCAGTTGCAAAACGATTAGATCCGAAATGGATTTCATATGACAGTGTTGTTCACAATGCAATGAAATCTTGTGACGTAGTATGCAAAAGATGTCCACATG ATCACCCAGACAATAATTTGCTGTGGCGTTTGTCATTTGCAAAGGCAGAGAAAATGTTAATGAAGCATGCCAACAGTAGTGGAGATTCGACATTCAAGAAAGATGCCTATCGTTTCATCAAGTTGTATATCTGCAATATGAAAGACCAATGTCCCGGAAAGATACAGAAATTCAGTTCATACTGCATAAAACAGTTTATATTCACAGAATTTGACAACTGGCCCAACAAACCAACAGAGGAGGTCATCATCCAAAGAAACATTTTGAATCATCTAATTGAGGGGCTGGAAGAACGATGTAttccaaattattttttacaaaatgataatGTCCTACAGTTTATCCCAACGGATGAATTAGATCTTTTATGCCGCGGAATGATAATGGAATACGAAAAATTGCATGGCaaaaaaagaagtaaataa
- the LOC143048303 gene encoding cyclic GMP-AMP synthase-like receptor isoform X1 → MKKCDICFKDYKGDAGIRIHKSKAHKDEPLGGASTKDKQSKTKTAVQASYGDHQTKDFKFKCKFCDKRTETETGLRIHHGIVHKGTTYPEHSSTDTDAHGTSYPEPSSTDEKGSRTKSVQDAHGGNHADDLLFKCKFCDKTSQTERGLKIHHGRVHQGTTYPEPSSTDQKGSGTKSVPDAHGGNHTDDLQFNCKFCDKTSQTERGLKIHHGRVHQDKDFPGHCYKNSTGSTAATKDPYAKSVAKEELLRSPSVPLDMMVKIDKATVTDQAIDRLSDQLEECKMSKKDSSAASEAMNSFTDSFLTELNKISKLKWFFFNSGSFYDKTRNSPDEFDLMIYPDVQVSVDFDDKSVLGFYKVKMVSTRVPELDGTVTRNDYIRPEAYKTYVFELFDRVLQKIREGRRVTKRVKSRNSPAYTIDYKAIPGKNAIDVDLVPCFKIEGWPPVAKRLDPKWISYDSVVHNAMKSCDVVCKRCPHDHPDNNLLWRLSFAKAEKMLMKHANSSGDSTFKKDAYRFIKLYICNMKDQCPGKIQKFSSYCIKQFIFTEFDNWPNKPTEEVIIQRNILNHLIEGLEERCIPNYFLQNDNVLQFIPTDELDLLCRGMIMEYEKLHGKKRSK, encoded by the exons ATGAAGAAATGTGACATTTGTTTCAAAGATTACAAAGGTGATGCTGGTATCAGAATACATAAAAGCAAAGCGCACAAAG ATGAACCATTAGGAGGTGCATCAACTAAAGAtaaacaaagtaaaacaaaaacagctGTACAGGCGTCATATG GCGATCATCAAACAAAAGATTTTAAATTCAAATGCAAATTTTGTGATAAAAGAACTGAAACAGAAACTGGTTTGCGAATTCATCATGGAATAGTTCATAAAG GTACTACCTATCCAGAACACTCCTCTACAGATACGGATGCACATG GTACTTCCTATCCAGAGCCCTCCTCTACAGATGAGAAAGGAAGCAGAACGAAAAGTGTTCAGGATGCACATG GCGGCAATCATGCAGATGATTTGCTATTCAAATGCAAATTTTGTGACAAAACATCCCAAACAGAAAGAGGTTTGAAAATACATCATGGACGAGTACATCAAG GTACTACCTATCCGGAGCCCTCTTCTACAGATCAGAAAGGAAGCGGAACAAAAAGTGTCCCGGATGCACATG GCGGCAATCATACAGATGATTTGCAATTTAACTGTAAATTTTGTGACAAAACATCCCAAACAGAAAGAGGTTTGAAAATACATCATGGACGAGTACATCAAG ATAAAGATTTTCCTGGACATTGTTACAAAAATTCAACTGGTTCAACAGCAGCAACAAAGGACCCGTATG CTAAAAGCGTAGCAAAAGAAGAACTTCTAAGATCTCCTTCAGTTCCGCTTGATA TGATGGTAAAAATAGACAAAGCCACAGTGACAGATCAAGCTATTGATAGACTTTCAGATCAATTGGAGGAGTGCAAGATGTCCAAGAAAGATTCTAGTGCAGCTTCAGAGGCTATGAACTCATTTACTGATTCTTTCCTGACAGAGTTGAACAAAATTTCTAAActgaaatggttttttttcaattctggTTCCTTTTATGATAAAACTAGA AATAGTCCTGATGAATTTGATTTGATGATATACCCAGATGTTCAAGTTTCTGTAGATTTTGATGACAAGTCAGTTCTCGGTTTCTATAAAGTTAAAATGGTATCGACAAGAGTTCCCGAATTAGATGGTACAGTTACTAGGAATGATTACATTAGACCCGAAGCCTATAAGACTTatgtttttgaattgtttgatCGTGTTCTTCAAAAAATCAGAGAAGGAAGAAGAGTGACCA AGAGAGTGAAGTCAAGAAACAGTCCGGCCTACACAATTGATTATAAGGCAATCCCTGGAAAGAACGCAATCGACGTAGATTTGGTTCCCTGTTTTAAAATTGAGGGTTGGCCTCCAGTTGCAAAACGATTAGATCCGAAATGGATTTCATATGACAGTGTTGTTCACAATGCAATGAAATCTTGTGACGTAGTATGCAAAAGATGTCCACATG ATCACCCAGACAATAATTTGCTGTGGCGTTTGTCATTTGCAAAGGCAGAGAAAATGTTAATGAAGCATGCCAACAGTAGTGGAGATTCGACATTCAAGAAAGATGCCTATCGTTTCATCAAGTTGTATATCTGCAATATGAAAGACCAATGTCCCGGAAAGATACAGAAATTCAGTTCATACTGCATAAAACAGTTTATATTCACAGAATTTGACAACTGGCCCAACAAACCAACAGAGGAGGTCATCATCCAAAGAAACATTTTGAATCATCTAATTGAGGGGCTGGAAGAACGATGTAttccaaattattttttacaaaatgataatGTCCTACAGTTTATCCCAACGGATGAATTAGATCTTTTATGCCGCGGAATGATAATGGAATACGAAAAATTGCATGGCaaaaaaagaagtaaataa
- the LOC143048303 gene encoding cyclic GMP-AMP synthase-like receptor isoform X3 — MKKCDICFKDYKGDAGIRIHKSKAHKDEPLGGASTKDKQSKTKTAVQASYGDHQTKDFKFKCKFCDKRTETETGLRIHHGIVHKGTTYPEHSSTDTDAHGTSYPEPSSTDEKGSRTKSVQDAHGTTYPEPSSTDQKGSGTKSVPDAHGGNHTDDLQFNCKFCDKTSQTERGLKIHHGRVHQDKDFPGHCYKNSTGSTAATKDPYAKSVAKEELLRSPSVPLDMMVKIDKATVTDQAIDRLSDQLEECKMSKKDSSAASEAMNSFTDSFLTELNKISKLKWFFFNSGSFYDKTRNSPDEFDLMIYPDVQVSVDFDDKSVLGFYKVKMVSTRVPELDGTVTRNDYIRPEAYKTYVFELFDRVLQKIREGRRVTKRVKSRNSPAYTIDYKAIPGKNAIDVDLVPCFKIEGWPPVAKRLDPKWISYDSVVHNAMKSCDVVCKRCPHDHPDNNLLWRLSFAKAEKMLMKHANSSGDSTFKKDAYRFIKLYICNMKDQCPGKIQKFSSYCIKQFIFTEFDNWPNKPTEEVIIQRNILNHLIEGLEERCIPNYFLQNDNVLQFIPTDELDLLCRGMIMEYEKLHGKKRSK, encoded by the exons ATGAAGAAATGTGACATTTGTTTCAAAGATTACAAAGGTGATGCTGGTATCAGAATACATAAAAGCAAAGCGCACAAAG ATGAACCATTAGGAGGTGCATCAACTAAAGAtaaacaaagtaaaacaaaaacagctGTACAGGCGTCATATG GCGATCATCAAACAAAAGATTTTAAATTCAAATGCAAATTTTGTGATAAAAGAACTGAAACAGAAACTGGTTTGCGAATTCATCATGGAATAGTTCATAAAG GTACTACCTATCCAGAACACTCCTCTACAGATACGGATGCACATG GTACTTCCTATCCAGAGCCCTCCTCTACAGATGAGAAAGGAAGCAGAACGAAAAGTGTTCAGGATGCACATG GTACTACCTATCCGGAGCCCTCTTCTACAGATCAGAAAGGAAGCGGAACAAAAAGTGTCCCGGATGCACATG GCGGCAATCATACAGATGATTTGCAATTTAACTGTAAATTTTGTGACAAAACATCCCAAACAGAAAGAGGTTTGAAAATACATCATGGACGAGTACATCAAG ATAAAGATTTTCCTGGACATTGTTACAAAAATTCAACTGGTTCAACAGCAGCAACAAAGGACCCGTATG CTAAAAGCGTAGCAAAAGAAGAACTTCTAAGATCTCCTTCAGTTCCGCTTGATA TGATGGTAAAAATAGACAAAGCCACAGTGACAGATCAAGCTATTGATAGACTTTCAGATCAATTGGAGGAGTGCAAGATGTCCAAGAAAGATTCTAGTGCAGCTTCAGAGGCTATGAACTCATTTACTGATTCTTTCCTGACAGAGTTGAACAAAATTTCTAAActgaaatggttttttttcaattctggTTCCTTTTATGATAAAACTAGA AATAGTCCTGATGAATTTGATTTGATGATATACCCAGATGTTCAAGTTTCTGTAGATTTTGATGACAAGTCAGTTCTCGGTTTCTATAAAGTTAAAATGGTATCGACAAGAGTTCCCGAATTAGATGGTACAGTTACTAGGAATGATTACATTAGACCCGAAGCCTATAAGACTTatgtttttgaattgtttgatCGTGTTCTTCAAAAAATCAGAGAAGGAAGAAGAGTGACCA AGAGAGTGAAGTCAAGAAACAGTCCGGCCTACACAATTGATTATAAGGCAATCCCTGGAAAGAACGCAATCGACGTAGATTTGGTTCCCTGTTTTAAAATTGAGGGTTGGCCTCCAGTTGCAAAACGATTAGATCCGAAATGGATTTCATATGACAGTGTTGTTCACAATGCAATGAAATCTTGTGACGTAGTATGCAAAAGATGTCCACATG ATCACCCAGACAATAATTTGCTGTGGCGTTTGTCATTTGCAAAGGCAGAGAAAATGTTAATGAAGCATGCCAACAGTAGTGGAGATTCGACATTCAAGAAAGATGCCTATCGTTTCATCAAGTTGTATATCTGCAATATGAAAGACCAATGTCCCGGAAAGATACAGAAATTCAGTTCATACTGCATAAAACAGTTTATATTCACAGAATTTGACAACTGGCCCAACAAACCAACAGAGGAGGTCATCATCCAAAGAAACATTTTGAATCATCTAATTGAGGGGCTGGAAGAACGATGTAttccaaattattttttacaaaatgataatGTCCTACAGTTTATCCCAACGGATGAATTAGATCTTTTATGCCGCGGAATGATAATGGAATACGAAAAATTGCATGGCaaaaaaagaagtaaataa
- the LOC143048303 gene encoding cyclic GMP-AMP synthase-like receptor isoform X2, whose amino-acid sequence MKKCDICFKDYKGDAGIRIHKSKAHKDEPLGGASTKDKQSKTKTAVQASYGDHQTKDFKFKCKFCDKRTETETGLRIHHGIVHKGTSYPEPSSTDEKGSRTKSVQDAHGGNHADDLLFKCKFCDKTSQTERGLKIHHGRVHQGTTYPEPSSTDQKGSGTKSVPDAHGGNHTDDLQFNCKFCDKTSQTERGLKIHHGRVHQDKDFPGHCYKNSTGSTAATKDPYAKSVAKEELLRSPSVPLDMMVKIDKATVTDQAIDRLSDQLEECKMSKKDSSAASEAMNSFTDSFLTELNKISKLKWFFFNSGSFYDKTRNSPDEFDLMIYPDVQVSVDFDDKSVLGFYKVKMVSTRVPELDGTVTRNDYIRPEAYKTYVFELFDRVLQKIREGRRVTKRVKSRNSPAYTIDYKAIPGKNAIDVDLVPCFKIEGWPPVAKRLDPKWISYDSVVHNAMKSCDVVCKRCPHDHPDNNLLWRLSFAKAEKMLMKHANSSGDSTFKKDAYRFIKLYICNMKDQCPGKIQKFSSYCIKQFIFTEFDNWPNKPTEEVIIQRNILNHLIEGLEERCIPNYFLQNDNVLQFIPTDELDLLCRGMIMEYEKLHGKKRSK is encoded by the exons ATGAAGAAATGTGACATTTGTTTCAAAGATTACAAAGGTGATGCTGGTATCAGAATACATAAAAGCAAAGCGCACAAAG ATGAACCATTAGGAGGTGCATCAACTAAAGAtaaacaaagtaaaacaaaaacagctGTACAGGCGTCATATG GCGATCATCAAACAAAAGATTTTAAATTCAAATGCAAATTTTGTGATAAAAGAACTGAAACAGAAACTGGTTTGCGAATTCATCATGGAATAGTTCATAAAG GTACTTCCTATCCAGAGCCCTCCTCTACAGATGAGAAAGGAAGCAGAACGAAAAGTGTTCAGGATGCACATG GCGGCAATCATGCAGATGATTTGCTATTCAAATGCAAATTTTGTGACAAAACATCCCAAACAGAAAGAGGTTTGAAAATACATCATGGACGAGTACATCAAG GTACTACCTATCCGGAGCCCTCTTCTACAGATCAGAAAGGAAGCGGAACAAAAAGTGTCCCGGATGCACATG GCGGCAATCATACAGATGATTTGCAATTTAACTGTAAATTTTGTGACAAAACATCCCAAACAGAAAGAGGTTTGAAAATACATCATGGACGAGTACATCAAG ATAAAGATTTTCCTGGACATTGTTACAAAAATTCAACTGGTTCAACAGCAGCAACAAAGGACCCGTATG CTAAAAGCGTAGCAAAAGAAGAACTTCTAAGATCTCCTTCAGTTCCGCTTGATA TGATGGTAAAAATAGACAAAGCCACAGTGACAGATCAAGCTATTGATAGACTTTCAGATCAATTGGAGGAGTGCAAGATGTCCAAGAAAGATTCTAGTGCAGCTTCAGAGGCTATGAACTCATTTACTGATTCTTTCCTGACAGAGTTGAACAAAATTTCTAAActgaaatggttttttttcaattctggTTCCTTTTATGATAAAACTAGA AATAGTCCTGATGAATTTGATTTGATGATATACCCAGATGTTCAAGTTTCTGTAGATTTTGATGACAAGTCAGTTCTCGGTTTCTATAAAGTTAAAATGGTATCGACAAGAGTTCCCGAATTAGATGGTACAGTTACTAGGAATGATTACATTAGACCCGAAGCCTATAAGACTTatgtttttgaattgtttgatCGTGTTCTTCAAAAAATCAGAGAAGGAAGAAGAGTGACCA AGAGAGTGAAGTCAAGAAACAGTCCGGCCTACACAATTGATTATAAGGCAATCCCTGGAAAGAACGCAATCGACGTAGATTTGGTTCCCTGTTTTAAAATTGAGGGTTGGCCTCCAGTTGCAAAACGATTAGATCCGAAATGGATTTCATATGACAGTGTTGTTCACAATGCAATGAAATCTTGTGACGTAGTATGCAAAAGATGTCCACATG ATCACCCAGACAATAATTTGCTGTGGCGTTTGTCATTTGCAAAGGCAGAGAAAATGTTAATGAAGCATGCCAACAGTAGTGGAGATTCGACATTCAAGAAAGATGCCTATCGTTTCATCAAGTTGTATATCTGCAATATGAAAGACCAATGTCCCGGAAAGATACAGAAATTCAGTTCATACTGCATAAAACAGTTTATATTCACAGAATTTGACAACTGGCCCAACAAACCAACAGAGGAGGTCATCATCCAAAGAAACATTTTGAATCATCTAATTGAGGGGCTGGAAGAACGATGTAttccaaattattttttacaaaatgataatGTCCTACAGTTTATCCCAACGGATGAATTAGATCTTTTATGCCGCGGAATGATAATGGAATACGAAAAATTGCATGGCaaaaaaagaagtaaataa